The Colias croceus chromosome 23, ilColCroc2.1 genome window below encodes:
- the LOC123702581 gene encoding uncharacterized protein LOC123702581, with the protein MKHNNYKQKNRVNAVEESSQSEDEVYISAIRSGEKKNWTEKLQVGNLRITVKLDTGAECNVLPRHLMNKTKAILKPSRTKNLISYTEDKMAVLGETELLCKLKNEETKIIFKVVEEKVSPILGLETCEKLGLVARVKTLKVSQYTDNIFEGLGCYKDYVYDIDLIENPKLEIKPSRRVPHAIRAEVKQELDRMVKLDVIKPETEPTPAVSPMVVVRQKDKIRI; encoded by the coding sequence atgaaacataataattacaaacagAAAAATAGAGTAAACGCAGTAGAAGAAAGCTCTCAATCCGAAGATGAAGTGTATATATCCGCTATAAGGTCTGGAGAAAAGAAAAACTGGACAGAAAAATTACAAGTTGGCAATTTAAGGATTACAGTCAAACTAGACACAGGAGCAGAGTGCAATGTGTTACCAAGACACTTGATGAACAAAACAAAGGCAATTTTGAAACCAAGCcgaacaaaaaatttaataagctACACAGAAGACAAGATGGCAGTTCTAGGTGAAACAGAGCTACTATGTAAATTAAAGAAtgaagaaacaaaaataatattcaaagtaGTTGAAGAAAAAGTTTCTCCAATCCTAGGACTTGAGACCTGTGAAAAATTAGGACTTGTCGCAAGAGTCAAAACATTGAAGGTGAGCCAATATactgataatatatttgaagGATTAGGCTGTTATAAAGATTATGTGTATGATATTGACCTAATTGAGAACCCAAAGCTTGAGATTAAACCGTCAAGAAGAGTACCCCATGCTATAAGAGCCGAAGTTAAGCAAGAACTTGACAGGATGGTAAAGTTAGATGTCATAAAACCAGAAACGGAGCCAACTCCTGCTGTGAGTCCTATGGTAGTTGTCAGACAAAAGGACAAAATAAGAATCTAG
- the LOC123702174 gene encoding piggyBac transposable element-derived protein 3-like, producing MLLCCFSAMNDKNIEEMLRMLESGEISDDQLESDGEDLDYYPSRQDLLDELEESPLETFNGNGKDIDPAIDPIDAIDPPAVTDSDPPIVRNISTPESANYMPSGGRSLLWRKRNLVYSEDKIAFSGSEELSSNILELDTPYQFFTYFFTNEFLESIVQESNLYATQQQPNRLETYTVEDLRKYLGIITFMSVYHYPNIRSYWGKFGFGPIRDTMPVNKFEKIRRVLHFNDNSKHLPVDHPDHDKLHKLRPVITHLNEKFSSVTIDQRLSIDEQMCATKIGHFLKQYMPNKPHKWGFKLFALCSLLGYSYNFIIYAGKDKDDERLPSEPEIGVVGQTVMRLLRVVPKQKNHIVYFDNYYTSLPLMYHLATEGIHSLGTIQRNRLGKTCKLPHKQDVMKSSIPRGTYEEYVTNFENVDISAVSWKDNKQVVLASTYVGAEPVETIHRYDKKLKRKIEIACPKLVKEYNAHMGGVDLMDSHLGRYRIRIKSRKWYMRIFYHLLDLTIINAWILYRKVMGQRGKASKDIMNLADFRSELADTLCKYSTPIPRGRPRSTSTTAAGPPPKIRKGKPCQVLPPNDVILDGVGHEQIRTPNRMRCMFPACNLKTVIMCAKCKVHLCAKKSKDCFNDLHKK from the coding sequence ATGTTGTTGTGTTGCTTTTCAGCTATGAATGACAAAAATATAGAAGAGATGCTTCGCATGCTAGAAAGTGGCGAAATTTCTGACGATCAGCTGGAATCCGACGGGGAAGACCTAGATTATTATCCGTCTCGTCAAGATCTTTTAGATGAGTTGGAAGAATCTCCTTTAGAAACATTCAATGGTAATGGTAAAGATATCGATCCAGCTATTGATCCTATTGATGCTATTGATCCTCCCGCAGTAACTGACAGTGACCCTCCAATAGTACGTAATATTTCAACTCCTGAAAGCGCAAATTATATGCCAAGTGGAGGTAGAAGTCTACTATGGAGAAAACGAAACCTGGTCTATTCTGAAGATAAAATAGCATTTTCAGGTTCTGAAGAATTATCTTCTAATATTTTGGAATTAGATACACCGTATcaattttttacgtactttTTCACTAATGAGTTCTTAGAGTCTATTGTTCAGGAATCAAACTTATATGCAACTCAGCAACAACCTAATAGATTAGAAACATACACAGTAGAAGACTTGCGAAAATATTTAGGGATTATCACTTTCATGTCTGTTTACCACTACCCCAATATTCGGTCATACTGGGGCAAATTTGGGTTCGGCCCAATACGAGATACCATGCCCGTgaacaaatttgaaaaaattagaAGGGTATTGCATTTTAACGATAACTCAAAACATCTCCCAGTCGACCATCCAGACCACGACAAGTTACACAAATTGCGGCCTGTGATAACACATTTGAACGAAAAATTTTCTAGTGTTACGATTGACCAACGCTTGTCAATCGATGAACAGATGTGCGCAACTAAAATCGGACACTTTTTGAAGCAATACATGCCGAATAAGCCTCACAAATGGGGTTTCAAATTATTTGCCCTTTGCAGCTTACTCGgatattcatataattttataatatacgcGGGTAAAGACAAGGATGACGAGAGACTGCCAAGTGAACCTGAAATAGGAGTTGTTGGACAAACTGTCATGAGGTTGCTCAGAGTGGTTCCTAagcaaaaaaatcatatcgtatatttcgataattattatacatctTTGCCCCTAATGTATCATTTGGCCACTGAAGGAATCCATTCCTTAGGAACCATACAGCGAAATCGTTTGGGCAAAACTTGTAAATTGCCTCATAAACAAGACGTAATGAAAAGTTCTATACCTCGAGGAACATATGAAGAATATGTCacaaattttgaaaatgtgGACATATCTGCAGTTTCGTGGAAGGACAACAAACAAGTTGTCCTGGCATCCACTTACGTCGGTGCAGAACCTGTGGAAACAATCCATAGGtatgataaaaaattgaaacgaAAAATCGAAATTGCTTGCCCCAAACTCGTAAAAGAGTATAACGCTCATATGGGAGGCGTCGACCTGATGGATTCTCACCTTGGCAGGTATAGGATTCGCATCAAAAGCAGAAAATGGTACATGAGAATATTTTATCATCTGTTAGACCTGACCATCATCAATGCCTGGATTCTTTACAGAAAAGTTATGGGTCAAAGAGGGAAAGCCAGCAAAGATATCATGAATCTTGCAGACTTTCGTTCTGAATTAGCAGACACACTTTGCAAATATTCCACACCTATACCGAGGGGTCGTCCACGTTCTACATCAACTACAGCAGCTGGCCCGCCTCCCAAGATACGGAAAGGAAAGCCTTGTCAAGTTTTACCCCCAAATGACGTTATACTCGATGGCGTGGGCCATGAACAAATAAGGACACCTAATAGGATGAGATGTATGTTTCCAGCCTGCAATTTGAAGACTGTAATTATGTGTGCGAAATGTAAAGTTCATTTATGCGCTAAAAAAAGCAAAGACTGCTTCAATGACcttcacaaaaaataa
- the LOC123702583 gene encoding putative protein TPRXL yields MESKKHFVNTENPKQISMDDLYNNFSRDANLVTTDTCRSPSLLQEQTLPLSSVYASQTMEAECYAHPIDDEMTNGTGFPEASEDVIVPGPSSRARSHSTSSTSSSSSSSTRSTSSSSSSASESGKDFSPDEADCDPDYIPETPPQRVSFSPTPQSSISVPLVEENNLDLPEENRTPI; encoded by the coding sequence ATGGagtctaaaaaacattttgtaaACACAGAAAATCCCAAGCAAATATCCATGGAcgatctttataataatttttcacgCGATGCAAACCTGGTAACTACCGATACTTGTAGATCTCCTTCTTTATTGCAAGAGCAAACGCTACCACTGTCCTCAGTCTACGCTAGTCAGACTATGGAAGCTGAATGTTATGCTCATCCAATTGATGACGAAATGACAAACGGTACTGGTTTTCCAGAAGCTTCAGAAGATGTTATTGTACCAGGTCCTAGCAGTAGAGCAAGATCCCATTCAACTAGCTCAACATCATCTTCGAGTTCATCATCAACAAGATCAACCTCATCATCTTCATCTAGTGCGTCTGAATCGGGTAAGGATTTTTCCCCTGATGAAGCAGATTGTGATCCTGATTACATACCGGAAACCCCACCACAGCGTGTATCGTTTAGCCCAACGCCTCAAAGTAGTATTTCTGTGCCACTAgttgaagaaaataatttggATCTTCCAGAAGAAAACAGAACTCCGATATAA
- the LOC123702175 gene encoding uncharacterized protein LOC123702175 encodes MRQDAKRLRNSGQQYRTVSKSKKVIPKKQIGPPCGAKCRLKCSEIIKQEDREIIFDNYWKMGDLSRQRDYIAKCIDVIKPKYQYKIHNSNRGPKHSFSFEINNFKHRICKLFFRNTLAINNRPIATVIAKKNQAGTVEEEKRGKHGKQYKIRSDIITGIKNHIDSIPRIESHYLRQQTTREFIDGGKSITDLYTDYQTKCLNDGVEAAKIHTYRRVLNEDYNIGFHTPKKDQCELCISFKNAVNKTELQTRYDQHQLEKELCRQEKSNDKIMVQGNYIVTCYDLQAVLPLPKGDVSTLYYKCKLNVCNFTITELAKNYCDCFVWSEVEALRGANEIATCVWKYLTKRASEINDNNLQITFYSDNCCGQQNNKFKFSMYVYALTVLKIKSITHKYLISGHTQNENDSVHSVIEKAVTKCLRSGPVYTPDQ; translated from the coding sequence ATGAGGCAAGATGCTAAAAGACTTCGTAATAGTGGTCAGCAATATAGAACTGTGTCTAAGTCTAAAAAAGTCATTCCAAAGAAGCAGATAGGACCACCATGCGGGGCAAAATGTAGACTAAAGTGCAGCGAAATAATCAAACAGGAAGACagagaaattatttttgacaattATTGGAAAATGGGAGATTTATCCAGACAAAGAGATTATATTGCAAAGTGTATTGATGTTATAAAACctaaatatcaatataaaattcataatagTAATAGAGGACCTAAACATTCATTTTCATTCGAAATCAACAATTTTAAGCATCGTATCTGTAAACTTTTCTTTAGGAACACATTGGCCATTAATAATCGACCTATTGCAACTGTTATAGCAAAAAAGAACCAAGCGGGAACTGTTGAAGAAGAAAAAAGGGGTAAACACGggaaacaatacaaaataaggTCAGATATTATTACAGGAATAAAAAACCATATAGACTCAATACCAAGAATAGAATCCCATTACCTAAGACAGCAAACGACTCGTGAATTTATTGATGGGGGTAAAAGCATTACAGATCTTTATACCGACTACCAAACGAAATGCTTGAATGATGGTGTTGAAGCTGCTAAAATTCATACCTACAGGAGAGTATTAAATGAAGATTACAACATCGGCTTTCACACACCTAAAAAAGACCAGTGCGAACTATGCATTAGCTTTAAAAATGCTGTTAATAAAACAGAGTTACAGACCAGATATGACCAACACCAGCTTGAAAAAGAATTATGTCGCCAGGAAAAATCAAACGACAAAATAATGGTCCAGGGAAACTACATTGTTACCTGTTATGACCTCCAGGCAGTACTGCCTCTACCGAAAGGAGATGTATCTACCTTATATTACAAATGTAAGCTCaatgtttgtaattttacaataacCGAATTAGCAAAAAACTATTGTGATTGTTTTGTTTGGAGCGAGGTCGAAGCACTTAGAGGAGCTAACGAAATAGCAACGTGTGTCTGGAAATATCTGACAAAGAGGGCGTcagaaataaatgataataatttgcaAATCACATTTTATTCTGATAATTGCTGTGGCCagcaaaataacaaatttaagttctctatgtatgtatatgcCTTAACTGTTCTTAAAATAAAGTCCATtacacacaaatatttaattagtgGCCATACACAAAACGAAAACGACTCTGTTCACTCTGTGATAGAAAAAGCCGTCACAAAGTGCTTACGTTCTGGTCCTGTGTACACACCAGATCAATAG